A part of Chlamydia ibidis 10-1398/6 genomic DNA contains:
- a CDS encoding SWIB/MDM2 domain-containing protein, whose protein sequence is MSEKNKNSAFMQPVNLSEDLAAIVGKGPMPRTEVVKKTWDYIKANNCQDPKNKRNILPDEKLAKVFGSSKPVDMFQMTKLISKHITK, encoded by the coding sequence ATGAGTGAAAAAAATAAGAACTCTGCATTCATGCAGCCTGTCAATCTTTCCGAGGATCTAGCAGCAATAGTTGGGAAGGGCCCTATGCCCCGTACTGAGGTAGTCAAAAAAACATGGGACTATATTAAAGCTAATAATTGCCAAGACCCTAAGAATAAAAGAAATATTCTGCCCGATGAAAAATTAGCAAAAGTTTTCGGTTCTTCCAAGCCCGTCGATATGTTCCAAATGACAAAACTTATCTCCAAACATATTACAAAGTAG
- a CDS encoding GNAT family N-acetyltransferase, with translation MKKVSGTHIAGLEVRYTLASDADYVRFWLNDPKILRGFPLKTEAEIAESVNFWIGFHRVKSSLTAVYEGEVAGVATLILNPYIKVAHHALISIIVGEQYRNKGIGTVLLNNLCHLAKERFKLETLYLEVYEENPAIHLYKRFGFIEVGRQAHFYKDEIGYLAKITMEKDL, from the coding sequence ATGAAAAAAGTGTCGGGTACACATATAGCTGGATTAGAAGTACGTTACACATTGGCTAGTGATGCAGACTATGTACGTTTTTGGTTAAACGATCCCAAAATTCTTCGAGGTTTCCCTCTTAAAACAGAAGCGGAGATCGCAGAAAGCGTAAATTTTTGGATAGGTTTTCATCGTGTGAAGAGTAGTTTAACTGCGGTTTATGAAGGAGAAGTGGCTGGAGTAGCCACTCTTATTTTAAATCCTTATATTAAAGTTGCTCATCATGCTTTAATTTCTATTATCGTAGGTGAGCAGTATCGCAATAAGGGTATAGGCACCGTTCTGTTGAATAACCTGTGCCATTTGGCGAAAGAACGTTTTAAATTAGAAACTCTTTATCTTGAAGTTTACGAGGAGAATCCCGCGATACATCTTTATAAACGATTTGGATTTATTGAAGTTGGGAGACAGGCACACTTTTATAAAGATGAAATCGGTTATTTAGCAAAAATTACAATGGAAAAAGATCTTTGA
- the ispD gene encoding 2-C-methyl-D-erythritol 4-phosphate cytidylyltransferase, with translation MEPSYSLILLSGGKGNRFGSDQPKQYLPFQGDPLILNSLKIFLQIPKIKEVVVVCDAQYQTVFQNYSVKFAIPGDSRQDSVLSGVLEVSQPWVLVHDGARPFVYLDEVNDIMSAAIISGSATLASPLTYTVKQCSPVKTIARDNLAIVHTPQCLRTEILLEGLCLAKDIGEILTDDTHAAEILGIPTTLVYNKHPQIKITYPQDLTIANALTWER, from the coding sequence ATGGAACCTAGCTATTCTCTTATTTTACTTAGTGGTGGGAAAGGAAATCGTTTTGGTAGCGACCAACCTAAACAATATCTTCCTTTTCAAGGTGATCCCCTAATCCTTAACTCTTTAAAAATTTTCTTACAGATTCCAAAGATCAAAGAAGTTGTTGTTGTTTGTGATGCTCAATATCAGACAGTATTTCAAAATTATTCTGTAAAATTTGCTATCCCTGGAGACTCAAGACAGGATTCCGTCCTTTCTGGCGTGCTGGAAGTATCCCAGCCTTGGGTATTGGTACATGACGGAGCTCGACCTTTTGTTTACTTAGACGAGGTTAATGATATAATGTCCGCTGCTATTATATCAGGATCCGCAACCTTAGCCTCTCCCCTTACATATACGGTAAAGCAATGTTCTCCGGTAAAAACTATAGCTCGTGATAATTTAGCCATTGTCCACACTCCACAATGCTTGCGAACAGAAATCCTATTGGAAGGTCTATGTTTAGCAAAAGATATAGGAGAAATTTTAACTGATGACACCCATGCAGCAGAGATTCTTGGCATTCCCACTACACTCGTGTATAATAAGCATCCGCAAATTAAAATTACTTATCCTCAAGATTTAACTATTGCAAATGCTCTTACATGGGAAAGATAG
- the lpxG gene encoding UDP-2,3-diacylglucosamine diphosphatase LpxG yields the protein MVPVALSFIVLLSLLVVLWAGMIEPNSLRVSSVKWKVPRKYAHLHGLCIVQISDLHFHKSVPQKFLRKVSKEIASLSPDILLFSGDFLCRAQVEDPDRLEAFLHTLKARLGTFAVLGNHDYQSYVSRNHHGEIDVIPLESSQPLKRIFVSIIQALFSSNRYKFAKTLQPQMPHPELIALLKKTPITLLHNENYTIPDVANIVGLGDIFARQCNPEQAFSNYNPTLPGIILSHNPDTITLLDNHSGDLVFSGHTHGPQVSLPWPKFANKIMNRLSGLENPNLTRGHFHFVDGLKQLYVNRGLGGLKRLRFCSPPEICCVRCEYGT from the coding sequence ATGGTACCAGTTGCTCTATCGTTTATAGTTTTGCTTTCTTTGCTTGTCGTTTTATGGGCAGGCATGATAGAGCCAAATTCGCTACGTGTTTCTAGTGTGAAATGGAAAGTTCCCAGAAAGTATGCGCACCTTCATGGTTTGTGTATAGTGCAGATTTCTGATCTTCACTTTCATAAATCGGTACCTCAGAAGTTTTTACGCAAGGTCTCCAAAGAAATTGCTAGCTTATCGCCAGATATTCTTTTATTTTCTGGAGATTTCCTTTGTCGAGCTCAGGTAGAAGATCCTGATCGGTTGGAAGCGTTTTTGCACACATTAAAAGCTCGCTTAGGGACCTTTGCTGTTTTAGGAAATCATGATTATCAATCATACGTTTCACGCAATCATCACGGTGAAATCGATGTAATCCCCCTAGAATCTAGCCAACCATTGAAAAGAATTTTTGTATCGATAATACAAGCTCTTTTCTCGTCTAATCGCTATAAGTTTGCTAAAACTTTGCAGCCACAAATGCCACACCCAGAGCTCATAGCATTATTGAAGAAAACTCCTATTACCCTTTTACATAATGAAAATTACACCATCCCAGATGTTGCAAACATTGTAGGGCTTGGTGATATTTTTGCCAGACAATGTAATCCTGAACAGGCATTCTCCAATTATAATCCTACCCTGCCTGGCATTATCTTGTCACATAACCCGGACACAATAACTTTGCTTGATAATCACTCAGGAGATTTAGTGTTTTCCGGACATACTCACGGGCCCCAGGTCTCACTACCATGGCCAAAATTCGCTAATAAAATCATGAATAGACTGTCTGGTCTAGAAAATCCTAATTTAACGAGAGGGCATTTTCACTTTGTTGATGGGCTAAAGCAATTATACGTAAACCGCGGATTAGGTGGGCTAAAGAGGTTACGATTTTGTTCTCCCCCAGAAATCTGTTGTGTTCGCTGTGAATATGGAACCTAG
- the truA gene encoding tRNA pseudouridine(38-40) synthase TruA, with translation MGKIVLLLAYQGTKYSGWQRQPNAPTIQETIENSLSKVLKYVPSVVASGRTDAGVHAYGQVAHMSLPKHSLFQERGVIKKTLNSILPKDIVVRDVAITDNNFHSRFQAIAKEYRYVLSKSFKPLPWQQTFVYNPRHRLNIDLMRAGAQYLIGTHDFASFANHGRDYSSTIRTLFHLDIIDTEETVTVICRGNGFLYKMVRNIVGSLLDVSKGKYPPEYIAKILTSKNRRKGPPAAPGYGLLLHHVCYPYPYNWFCSSCCGHNSQNEGK, from the coding sequence ATGGGAAAGATAGTATTACTGTTAGCGTACCAAGGGACAAAATATTCTGGCTGGCAACGTCAACCCAACGCTCCAACTATTCAAGAAACCATTGAAAACTCTCTATCTAAAGTTCTTAAATATGTTCCTTCTGTAGTCGCTTCTGGAAGAACAGATGCTGGTGTACACGCTTATGGGCAAGTAGCACATATGTCGCTTCCTAAACACTCATTATTTCAGGAACGAGGAGTAATTAAAAAAACACTAAATTCCATTCTTCCTAAAGATATTGTTGTCCGCGATGTTGCTATCACTGACAATAACTTTCATTCGCGATTTCAAGCCATTGCAAAAGAATACCGCTATGTTCTCTCAAAATCTTTTAAACCTTTGCCCTGGCAACAAACGTTTGTTTATAACCCTAGACATAGATTAAACATAGATCTCATGCGTGCTGGAGCACAATACCTAATAGGCACTCACGACTTTGCTTCTTTTGCTAACCATGGACGTGACTACTCTTCTACTATCCGCACTTTATTTCACCTCGATATCATAGACACAGAAGAAACAGTTACAGTGATCTGCCGAGGAAATGGTTTTCTATATAAAATGGTAAGAAATATTGTTGGATCTCTATTGGATGTCAGTAAAGGTAAGTATCCTCCTGAATATATAGCAAAAATTCTTACTAGCAAAAATCGTAGAAAAGGCCCTCCCGCGGCACCTGGCTACGGTCTTCTCTTACATCACGTATGTTACCCATACCCTTACAATTGGTTTTGTTCTTCGTGTTGTGGGCATAATTCACAAAATGAAGGGAAATAG
- the prfB gene encoding peptide chain release factor 2 (programmed frameshift) — protein sequence MHENLEKRLEVLLSGLALAGRSLDPEGKEKELDILEEKTLEEGFWNNVGEAGKITERIASLKKQLSAYQDFKARVDNLVFFLSDSEACDDSELRRELDKEFVACEERLAQWETERLLSGEVDKNNCFLFMNAGAGGTESCDWVDMLFRMYSRWASSHQWKVEVVDRVDGDVAGIKHITLKISGEYAYGYAKAERGVHRLVRISPFDSNAKRHTSFASVDVSPEIDDQVEIDIKPNDLRIDTFRSSGAGGQHVNVTESAVRITHLPTGIVVSCQSERSQIQNRESCMKMLRARIYEKIMQEKLEKQMTERKDKKEIAWGSQIRNYVFQPYSLVKDVRTGYETGNVQAMMDGELLDDFIKAFLSQYGDAL from the exons ATGCATGAAAATTTAGAAAAGCGTTTAGAAGTTTTATTGTCTGGGTTGGCTTTAGCCGGGAGGTCTCTT GACCCCGAAGGTAAAGAGAAAGAACTAGATATTTTGGAGGAAAAGACCCTGGAAGAGGGTTTTTGGAATAATGTGGGTGAAGCAGGTAAAATCACTGAGAGAATTGCTTCCTTAAAGAAACAACTTTCTGCTTATCAAGATTTTAAAGCTAGAGTGGATAATTTAGTTTTTTTCTTGAGCGATAGTGAGGCGTGTGATGACAGTGAATTACGTCGTGAGTTAGACAAGGAATTTGTTGCTTGTGAGGAAAGGCTAGCTCAATGGGAGACAGAACGGCTGTTATCTGGAGAGGTGGATAAAAATAATTGCTTTCTTTTTATGAATGCTGGAGCAGGAGGCACGGAATCCTGCGATTGGGTAGACATGCTATTTCGCATGTACTCTCGTTGGGCGTCGTCACATCAATGGAAAGTGGAAGTTGTAGATCGTGTAGATGGTGATGTAGCAGGAATTAAGCATATCACGCTAAAGATATCTGGTGAGTATGCATATGGTTATGCGAAAGCAGAACGTGGGGTACACAGATTAGTACGTATCTCTCCGTTTGATAGTAATGCTAAACGACACACGAGTTTTGCTTCTGTTGATGTATCTCCTGAAATTGATGACCAAGTAGAGATAGATATTAAGCCAAATGATTTGCGCATAGATACATTTCGTTCATCAGGTGCGGGTGGTCAGCATGTAAATGTTACAGAGTCCGCTGTAAGGATCACACACTTACCTACAGGCATTGTCGTTTCTTGCCAAAGTGAGCGTAGTCAAATTCAGAATCGGGAAAGCTGTATGAAAATGCTTCGTGCAAGAATTTATGAGAAAATTATGCAAGAAAAATTAGAGAAGCAAATGACTGAACGTAAAGATAAAAAAGAGATTGCTTGGGGCTCTCAGATCCGTAATTATGTTTTTCAGCCATATTCTTTAGTGAAAGATGTGCGGACGGGATATGAAACAGGGAATGTACAGGCAATGATGGATGGTGAGTTGTTGGATGATTTTATCAAGGCATTTTTATCCCAATATGGTGACGCTCTATGA